A window of the Cicer arietinum cultivar CDC Frontier isolate Library 1 chromosome 6, Cicar.CDCFrontier_v2.0, whole genome shotgun sequence genome harbors these coding sequences:
- the LOC101511054 gene encoding E3 ubiquitin-protein ligase RZFP34 isoform X2, which yields MSEPTNTQLGIGDFGCTHYRRRCKIVAPCCNEVFGCRHCHNETKIICSSCDTEQDVQQYCINCGVCMGKYFCGICKFFDDDISKQQYHCDECGICRTGGKDNFFHCKICGCCYSKVIKDGHHCVERAMHHNCPICFEYLFDTLREITVLPCGHTIHFECVKEMEQHHRYSCPVCSKSICDMSSVWKNLDQVISTTPMPITYKNKMVWILCNDCGVNSNVQFHIVAHKCLSCNSYNTRQIQGVPSSSCSSRVEETVR from the exons ATGTCAGAACCCACTAATACCCAACTTGGTATTGGCGATTTTGG TTGCACTCACTATAGAAGGAGATGCAAGATCGTAGCACCATGTTGTAACGAGGTTTTTGGCTGTAGACACTGTCACAACGAAACTAAG ATTATATGTTCCTCATGTGACACGGAGCAAGAT GTTCAACAGTACTGCATAAACTGTGGAGTATGCATGGGAAAATACTTTTGTGGTATATGCAAATTCTTTGATGATGAT ATTTCAAAGCAACAATACCACTGTGATGAATGTGGCATCTGCAG AACTGGTGGCAAGGACAACTTTTTCCATTGCAAAATATGTG gATGTTGCTATTCTAAGGTAATCAAAGATGGGCATCATTGTGTAGAAAGAGCAATGCATCATAATTGCCCTATTTGCTTTGAG TATCTGTTTGATACATTACGAGAAATCACCGTTTTGCCTTGCGGGCATACTATAcattttgagtgtgttaaaGAGATGGAACAACATCATAG GTACTCATGTCCTGTTTGCTCAAAATCTATCTGTGATATGTCAAGTGTGTGGAAGAACCTTGATCAAGTG ATTTCCACAACTCCAATGCctataacatataaaaataagatg GTGTGGATACTGTGCAATGATTGTGGTGTAAACTCCAATGTGCAATTCCACATTGTGGCACATAAGTGTTTAAGTTGCAATTCGTACAACACAAGACAGATACAAGGAGTACCTTCTAGTTCATGTTCCTCTAGGGTTGAAGAGACGGTTAGATGA
- the LOC101509644 gene encoding uncharacterized protein, whose protein sequence is MDNQRTPLLTWAYYCQGKSMEELKQTLMYTTMELEQTRATVQEELRKRDDQLINLKELLNKVIRERDEAQEKCQRLFLEKLLFQQQQQQQQDPLSGISSIEEEQQHQQRRGIDSSNNNGLSSSDCEESIVSSPVIDPLNSSNASLHQQVVVTESPMIELIAKDKPLPEKGKLLQAVMKAGPLLQTLLLAGPLPQWRHPPPPLESFEIPPVTIPSPTLQHQLFHQDSFNGTITPTTTTTTNCGRVNRKRVFCEGSDSPSAENKYHRIVLH, encoded by the exons ATGGACAATCAACGTACCCCTCTTCTAACTTGGGCTTACTACTGCCAAGGAAAG TCAATGGAGGAACTAAAGCAAACCTTGATGTACACAACAATGGAGCTTGAACAAACAAGAGCAACAGTACAAGAAGAATTAAGAAAAAGAGATGATCAACTAATCAACCTAAAAGAACTTCTCAACAAAGTCATAAGAGAAAGAGATGAAGCACAAGAAAAATGCCAAAGACTTTTCTTAGAAAAGTTACttttccaacaacaacaacaacaacagcaaGATCCTCTGTCTGGAATTTCAAGCATTGAAGAAgaacaacaacatcaacaaaGAAGAGGAATTGATTCATCTAACAACAATGGTTTATCTTCATCAGATTGTGAAGAAAGCATAGTTTCATCACCAGTTATTGACCCTTTGAattcatcaaatgcatcatTACATCAACAAGTTGTTGTGACAGAATCACCAATGATTGAGTTAATAGCAAAAGATAAACCTTTACCTGAAAAAGGTAAACTTTTACAAGCTGTTATGAAAGCTGGTCCTTTGCTTCAGACCCTTCTTCTTGCAGGACCATTACCTCAATGGAGACATCCACCACCACCATTGGAGTCTTTTGAGATTCCACCTGTTACTATTCCTTCACCAACCTTACAACACCAACTATTTCACCAAGACTCCTTTAATGGTACCATCACtcctactactactactactaccaACTGTGGAAGAGTCAATAGAAAAAGGGTTTTCTGTGAAGGTTCTGATTCTCCTTCTGCAGAGAATAAGTATCACAGGATTGTACTTCATTGA
- the LOC101511054 gene encoding E3 ubiquitin-protein ligase RZFP34 isoform X3, which produces MSEPTNTQLGIGDFGCTHYRRRCKIVAPCCNEVFGCRHCHNETKNNEEINVVDPHDIPRHEIKKIICSSCDTEQDVQQYCINCGVCMGKYFCGICKFFDDDISKQQYHCDECGICRTGGKDNFFHCKICGCCYSKVIKDGHHCVERAMHHNCPICFEYLFDTLREITVLPCGHTIHFECVKEMEQHHRYSCPVCSKSICDMSSVWKNLDQVISTTPMPITYKNKMYLYETRCGYCAMIVV; this is translated from the exons ATGTCAGAACCCACTAATACCCAACTTGGTATTGGCGATTTTGG TTGCACTCACTATAGAAGGAGATGCAAGATCGTAGCACCATGTTGTAACGAGGTTTTTGGCTGTAGACACTGTCACAACGAAACTAAG AATAACGAGGAGATTAATGTTGTTGATCCTCATGATATACCGCGTCATGAAATTAAAAAG ATTATATGTTCCTCATGTGACACGGAGCAAGAT GTTCAACAGTACTGCATAAACTGTGGAGTATGCATGGGAAAATACTTTTGTGGTATATGCAAATTCTTTGATGATGAT ATTTCAAAGCAACAATACCACTGTGATGAATGTGGCATCTGCAG AACTGGTGGCAAGGACAACTTTTTCCATTGCAAAATATGTG gATGTTGCTATTCTAAGGTAATCAAAGATGGGCATCATTGTGTAGAAAGAGCAATGCATCATAATTGCCCTATTTGCTTTGAG TATCTGTTTGATACATTACGAGAAATCACCGTTTTGCCTTGCGGGCATACTATAcattttgagtgtgttaaaGAGATGGAACAACATCATAG GTACTCATGTCCTGTTTGCTCAAAATCTATCTGTGATATGTCAAGTGTGTGGAAGAACCTTGATCAAGTG ATTTCCACAACTCCAATGCctataacatataaaaataagatg TACTTGTATGAAACCAGGTGTGGATACTGTGCAATGATTGTGGTGTAA
- the LOC101510503 gene encoding protein SOSEKI 3 produces MEARMKKFRQVSPERAKVWTEKSPKYHQNLKVAVIYYLCRNRQLEHPHFMEVPLSSPDGLYLRDVIDRLNVLRGRGMASLYSWSCKRSYKNGFVWRDLCEADLILPAHGNEYVLKGSELFDESNSDRFSPIRDVKTQSVKLLTGPASCRSHDEASSSSSMNGKETRHSQDDELSQEQHTGSSDVSPESRAGKSNPLSLALTEYKIFKTDGLADASTQTEENISRSRTRKTCTRGVSTDDGSLESECHEICQTEVPQVKHNPEICKDTISPSPTTSSPLSFGGKTETLESLIRADASKVNSFRILEEEDIRMPANTRLKASNLLMQLISCGSISVKNHSFGLIPSYKPRFSHSKFPSPLFSTSFVLGEFDCLTDNQKLMNLRLEDKEYFSGSLIETKLKEAETHNVLKRSSSYNDERTCKEQKPKEDKEESSSGHSKCIPRSIKASLTKHPRSESMRSPISDGPRNSSDRIDGSAISSISSNSSSQRITEPSSGKKQSKRIDSFREEEVIKIEERLASGARVIIQSKPFCDMASGSC; encoded by the exons ATGGAGGCTAGGATGAAGAAGTTTAGACAAGTGAGTCCTGAGAGGGCTAAAGTGTGGACTGAGAAATCACCAAAATACCATCAGAATCTTAAGGTAGCTGTGATTTATTATCTTTGTCGAAATAGGCAACTTGAACATCCTCATTTCATGGAGGTTCCACTTTCTTCTCCAGATGGTTTATACTTAAGAG ATGTGATTGATAGACTAAATGTGTTGAGAGGTAGAGGCATGGCTTCTTTGTATTCATGGTCTTGTAAAAG AAGCTACAAGAATGGATTTGTGTGGCGTGATCTCTGTGAAGCTGATCTAATTCTACCGGCTCATGGAAATGAGTATGTCCTCAAAGGCTCCGAGCTCTTTGATGAATCAAATTCAG ATCGTttcagtccaattagggatgtTAAAACACAAAGCGTGAAGCTGTTGACGGGGCCAGCTTCTTGTCGGAGTCATGACGAAGCTTCCTCCTCTTCTAGCATGAACGGAAAAGAGACAAGACACTCCCAAGACGACGAGCTTTCCCAAGAACAGCATACAGGTTCCTCTGATGTTTCACCAGAGTCAAGAGCTGGAAAGAGCAATCCGCTAAGCTTGGCATTGACAGAGTACAAAATTTTCAAGACTGATGGATTGGCAGATGCTTCAACTCAGACAGAAGAAAATATTAGCAGATCGAGGACTCGGAAAACTTGCACAAGGGGTGTATCGACCGATGACGGTTCATTAGAATCCGAATGTCATGAAATATGTCAAACCGAAGTTCCACAAGTGAAACATAATCCAGAAATCTGCAAGGATACCATTTCTCCTTCTCCCACAACTTCAAGTCCTTTATCTTTTGGAGGAAAGACTGAAACTTTGGAATCTTTGATTAGAGCTGACGCTAGTAAAGTGAACAGCTTTAGGATTCTTGAAGAGGAGGACATTCGTATGCCAGCCAACACAAGGCTGAAGGCTTCAAATTTGCTGATGCAACTTATCTCTTGTGGATCAATATCAGTGAAAAACCACAGTTTTGGCCTTATTCCTTCGTATAAGCCTCGGTTTTCTCATTCGAAATTCCCTTCGCCGTTGTTCTCAACTTCTTTTGTGCTAGGGGAATTTGATTGCTTGACAGATAATCAAAAGCTTATGAACCTCAGATTGGAAGACAAAGAATATTTTAGTGGGAGCTTAATTGAGACAAAACTGAAGGAAGCAGAAACGCACAATGTTCTGAAACGTTCTTCTTCGTACAATGACGAGAG GACATGCAAAGAACAGAAACCAAAAGAAGACAAAGAGGAATCATCCTCAGGACATTCAAAATGCATTCCGCGATCAATTAAAGCTTCACTGACCAAGCATCCACGAAGCGAATCCATGAGATCCCCTATTTCTGATGGACCAAGAAACTCATCCGATAGAATTGACGGCTCCGCCATATCCTCAATATCATCTAACAGTAGCAGCCAAAGAATCACTGAACCTTCGTCTGGGAAGAAACAATCCAAGAGGATAGATTCGTTTCGGGAAGAAGAGGTGATCAAAATCGAAGAAAG GCTTGCTTCGGGAGCTCGGGTTATAATCCAATCGAAACCCTTTTGCGACATGGCATCCGGAAGCtgttaa
- the LOC101511054 gene encoding E3 ubiquitin-protein ligase RZFP34 isoform X1, whose amino-acid sequence MSEPTNTQLGIGDFGCTHYRRRCKIVAPCCNEVFGCRHCHNETKNNEEINVVDPHDIPRHEIKKIICSSCDTEQDVQQYCINCGVCMGKYFCGICKFFDDDISKQQYHCDECGICRTGGKDNFFHCKICGCCYSKVIKDGHHCVERAMHHNCPICFEYLFDTLREITVLPCGHTIHFECVKEMEQHHRYSCPVCSKSICDMSSVWKNLDQVISTTPMPITYKNKMVWILCNDCGVNSNVQFHIVAHKCLSCNSYNTRQIQGVPSSSCSSRVEETVR is encoded by the exons ATGTCAGAACCCACTAATACCCAACTTGGTATTGGCGATTTTGG TTGCACTCACTATAGAAGGAGATGCAAGATCGTAGCACCATGTTGTAACGAGGTTTTTGGCTGTAGACACTGTCACAACGAAACTAAG AATAACGAGGAGATTAATGTTGTTGATCCTCATGATATACCGCGTCATGAAATTAAAAAG ATTATATGTTCCTCATGTGACACGGAGCAAGAT GTTCAACAGTACTGCATAAACTGTGGAGTATGCATGGGAAAATACTTTTGTGGTATATGCAAATTCTTTGATGATGAT ATTTCAAAGCAACAATACCACTGTGATGAATGTGGCATCTGCAG AACTGGTGGCAAGGACAACTTTTTCCATTGCAAAATATGTG gATGTTGCTATTCTAAGGTAATCAAAGATGGGCATCATTGTGTAGAAAGAGCAATGCATCATAATTGCCCTATTTGCTTTGAG TATCTGTTTGATACATTACGAGAAATCACCGTTTTGCCTTGCGGGCATACTATAcattttgagtgtgttaaaGAGATGGAACAACATCATAG GTACTCATGTCCTGTTTGCTCAAAATCTATCTGTGATATGTCAAGTGTGTGGAAGAACCTTGATCAAGTG ATTTCCACAACTCCAATGCctataacatataaaaataagatg GTGTGGATACTGTGCAATGATTGTGGTGTAAACTCCAATGTGCAATTCCACATTGTGGCACATAAGTGTTTAAGTTGCAATTCGTACAACACAAGACAGATACAAGGAGTACCTTCTAGTTCATGTTCCTCTAGGGTTGAAGAGACGGTTAGATGA
- the LOC101509971 gene encoding DNA ligase 1 isoform X2, whose amino-acid sequence MLAFHFKPCFSLPLSFRISLKPPSLDFSFPRLIMSKPPPSAFDALMSGARAAASKKKPLPISSSPKKRKTPPPPPSASPSTLPQNPNNLKTPETLQTVQKPQEIAQPEPPNKIRNTSSSLSSKEIIAELKERVPNLKKKPSDFNPSSVACWGKDKPVPFLFLCLAFDLISEETGRIVMTDIVCNLLRTVIQSTPEDLVPVVYLSANRIAPAHEGLELGIGDASIIKALAEACGRTEQQIKIQYKDKGDLGLVAKASRSSQSMMRKPDALTIRKVFNTFRLIAKESGNNSQEKKKNHIKSLLVAATDCEPLYIIRLLQTKLRIGYAEQTLLAALGQAAVYTEEHSKPPLGIQSPFEEAAKIVKKVYSVLPDYDKMLSALLTDGVWELPNKCNFTPGVPVGPMLSKATKGVSEILDKFQDVEFTCEYKYDGERAQIHYLEDGSVEIYSRNAERNTGKFPDVVAAVSRLKKTLVSSFILDCELVAYDRAKQRILPFQVLSTRARKNVALSDIKVEVCIFAFDMLYLNGKALLQENLKIRREHLYASFEEESGFLQFATSITSNDIEEIQRFLDEAVDGSCEGLIIKTLNEDATYEPSKRSLNWLKLKKDYMENIGDSLDLVPIAAFHGRGKRTGLYVLLTQTFSSK is encoded by the exons ATGCTCGCATTCCATTTCAAACCCTGCTTCTCTCTTCCCTTATCTTTCCGCATTTCCCTTAAACCCCCTTCTCTCGATTTCTCATTCCCTCGCCTCATTATGTCAAAGCCTCCTCCCTCCGCCTTCGACGCTCTCATGTCTGGCGCACGCGCCGCCGCCTCCAAAAAGAAACCCCTCCCCATTTCCTCATCtcccaaaaaaagaaaaaccccTCCCCCTCCCCCTTCCGCTTCTCCATCCACTCTCCCCCAAAACCCTAACAACCTCAAAACCCCCGAAACCCTCCAAACCGTTCAAAAACCTCAAGAGATCGCTCAGCCAGAACCACCGAACAAGATCCGCAACACGTCATCTTCACTTTCTTCGAAGGAGATTATTGCCGAATTAAAGGAACGAGTTCCGAATCTGAAGAAAAAACCCTCTGATTTCAATCCCAGCTCCGTTGCTTGCTGGGGGAAAGACAAACCTGTACCGTTCCTTTTCCTATGCTTGGCGTTCGACTTGATTTCGGAAGAGACCGGAAGGATTGTGATGACTGACATTGTGTGCAATCTATTGAGGACAGTGATTCAGTCTACACCGGAGGATCTTGTTCCCGTTGTTTATCTTTCTGCTAACAGAATTGCTCCTGCGCATGAAGGGTTAGAATTGGGAATCGGAGATGCTTCTATTATTAAGGCGCTCGCCGAGGCGTGTGGAAGGACTGAACAACAGATTAAAATTCAGTATAAG GATAAAGGTGACTTGGGTTTGGTTGCTAAAGCTAGCCGTTCTTCACAGTCTATGATGCGGAAGCCTGATGCTTTGACTATTAGGAAGGTTTTCAACACCTTTCGTCTTATTGCAAAG GAATCTGGAAATAACAGTcaagagaagaaaaagaatCACATAAAGTCACTTCTTGTTGCTGCAACTGATTGTGAACCTCTATATATAATCCGTTTGCTACAG ACCAAGTTGCGAATTGGATATGCTGAGCAAACTCTTTTAGCTGCATTAGGCCAAGCTGCAGTGTACACTGAAGAACATTCTAAACCGCCTCTTGGAATTCAGTCTCCTTTTGAAGAG GCTGCAAAGATTGTTAAAAAAGTCTACTCTGTTCTTCCTGACTATGACAAAATGTTGTCTGCACTGCTTACGGATGGTGTATGGGAACTTCCAAACAAATGTAATTTTACTCCTGGTGTTCCTGTTGGGCCTATGTTGTCAAAAGCAACCAAGGGTGTATCTGAAATTTTAGATAAGTTCCAGGATGTGGAGTTTACATGTGAATACAAATACGATGGAGAGCGTGCTCAG ATACATTACTTGGAGGATGGCTCGGTTGAGATTTACAGTAGAAATGCTGAACGGAATACTGGGAAGTTTCCTGATGTTGTTGCTGCAGTTTCAAG GTTAAAGAAAACATTGGTATCATCATTTATTCTTGATTGTGAACTTGTTGCATATGATCGTGCAAAACAGAGAATCCTTCCTTTCCAG GTGCTTAGTACTCGGGCCCGCAAAAATGTAGCTTTGAGTGACATAAAAGTTGAAGTTTGCATATTTGCTTTCGATATGTTGTACCTTAATGGTAAAGCACTTCTTCAGGAAAACCTGAAAATCCGTAGAGAG CATCTCTATGCTTCTTTTGAGGAAGAATCTGGATTCCTTCAGTTTGCAACATCAATAACATCAAATGATATTGAGGAAATACAGAGATTTCTTGATGAAGCTGTTGATGGAAG TTGTGAGGgattaattattaaaacattAAATGAAGATGCTACATATGAACCCTCCAAGCGGTCGCTCAACTGGCTGAAACTGAAGAAAGATTATATGGAAAA TATAGGGGATTCACTAGATTTGGTGCCTATTGCTGCTTTCCACGGTCGTGGGAAACGTACAG GCCTTTATGTGCTGCTAACACAAACCTTTAGCTCAAAGTGA
- the LOC101509971 gene encoding DNA ligase 1 isoform X1, with protein sequence MLAFHFKPCFSLPLSFRISLKPPSLDFSFPRLIMSKPPPSAFDALMSGARAAASKKKPLPISSSPKKRKTPPPPPSASPSTLPQNPNNLKTPETLQTVQKPQEIAQPEPPNKIRNTSSSLSSKEIIAELKERVPNLKKKPSDFNPSSVACWGKDKPVPFLFLCLAFDLISEETGRIVMTDIVCNLLRTVIQSTPEDLVPVVYLSANRIAPAHEGLELGIGDASIIKALAEACGRTEQQIKIQYKDKGDLGLVAKASRSSQSMMRKPDALTIRKVFNTFRLIAKESGNNSQEKKKNHIKSLLVAATDCEPLYIIRLLQTKLRIGYAEQTLLAALGQAAVYTEEHSKPPLGIQSPFEEAAKIVKKVYSVLPDYDKMLSALLTDGVWELPNKCNFTPGVPVGPMLSKATKGVSEILDKFQDVEFTCEYKYDGERAQIHYLEDGSVEIYSRNAERNTGKFPDVVAAVSRLKKTLVSSFILDCELVAYDRAKQRILPFQVLSTRARKNVALSDIKVEVCIFAFDMLYLNGKALLQENLKIRREHLYASFEEESGFLQFATSITSNDIEEIQRFLDEAVDGSCEGLIIKTLNEDATYEPSKRSLNWLKLKKDYMENIGDSLDLVPIAAFHGRGKRTGVYGAFLLACYDNDNEEFQSICKIGTGFSEEVLEERSTSLRSKVIPKPKSYYQYGEAIKPDVWFDASEVWEVKAADLTISPVYRAAVGTVHSDKGISLRFPRLVRVRPDKAPEQASSSEQVAEMYKAQKHNHNHNGNMDDNEDD encoded by the exons ATGCTCGCATTCCATTTCAAACCCTGCTTCTCTCTTCCCTTATCTTTCCGCATTTCCCTTAAACCCCCTTCTCTCGATTTCTCATTCCCTCGCCTCATTATGTCAAAGCCTCCTCCCTCCGCCTTCGACGCTCTCATGTCTGGCGCACGCGCCGCCGCCTCCAAAAAGAAACCCCTCCCCATTTCCTCATCtcccaaaaaaagaaaaaccccTCCCCCTCCCCCTTCCGCTTCTCCATCCACTCTCCCCCAAAACCCTAACAACCTCAAAACCCCCGAAACCCTCCAAACCGTTCAAAAACCTCAAGAGATCGCTCAGCCAGAACCACCGAACAAGATCCGCAACACGTCATCTTCACTTTCTTCGAAGGAGATTATTGCCGAATTAAAGGAACGAGTTCCGAATCTGAAGAAAAAACCCTCTGATTTCAATCCCAGCTCCGTTGCTTGCTGGGGGAAAGACAAACCTGTACCGTTCCTTTTCCTATGCTTGGCGTTCGACTTGATTTCGGAAGAGACCGGAAGGATTGTGATGACTGACATTGTGTGCAATCTATTGAGGACAGTGATTCAGTCTACACCGGAGGATCTTGTTCCCGTTGTTTATCTTTCTGCTAACAGAATTGCTCCTGCGCATGAAGGGTTAGAATTGGGAATCGGAGATGCTTCTATTATTAAGGCGCTCGCCGAGGCGTGTGGAAGGACTGAACAACAGATTAAAATTCAGTATAAG GATAAAGGTGACTTGGGTTTGGTTGCTAAAGCTAGCCGTTCTTCACAGTCTATGATGCGGAAGCCTGATGCTTTGACTATTAGGAAGGTTTTCAACACCTTTCGTCTTATTGCAAAG GAATCTGGAAATAACAGTcaagagaagaaaaagaatCACATAAAGTCACTTCTTGTTGCTGCAACTGATTGTGAACCTCTATATATAATCCGTTTGCTACAG ACCAAGTTGCGAATTGGATATGCTGAGCAAACTCTTTTAGCTGCATTAGGCCAAGCTGCAGTGTACACTGAAGAACATTCTAAACCGCCTCTTGGAATTCAGTCTCCTTTTGAAGAG GCTGCAAAGATTGTTAAAAAAGTCTACTCTGTTCTTCCTGACTATGACAAAATGTTGTCTGCACTGCTTACGGATGGTGTATGGGAACTTCCAAACAAATGTAATTTTACTCCTGGTGTTCCTGTTGGGCCTATGTTGTCAAAAGCAACCAAGGGTGTATCTGAAATTTTAGATAAGTTCCAGGATGTGGAGTTTACATGTGAATACAAATACGATGGAGAGCGTGCTCAG ATACATTACTTGGAGGATGGCTCGGTTGAGATTTACAGTAGAAATGCTGAACGGAATACTGGGAAGTTTCCTGATGTTGTTGCTGCAGTTTCAAG GTTAAAGAAAACATTGGTATCATCATTTATTCTTGATTGTGAACTTGTTGCATATGATCGTGCAAAACAGAGAATCCTTCCTTTCCAG GTGCTTAGTACTCGGGCCCGCAAAAATGTAGCTTTGAGTGACATAAAAGTTGAAGTTTGCATATTTGCTTTCGATATGTTGTACCTTAATGGTAAAGCACTTCTTCAGGAAAACCTGAAAATCCGTAGAGAG CATCTCTATGCTTCTTTTGAGGAAGAATCTGGATTCCTTCAGTTTGCAACATCAATAACATCAAATGATATTGAGGAAATACAGAGATTTCTTGATGAAGCTGTTGATGGAAG TTGTGAGGgattaattattaaaacattAAATGAAGATGCTACATATGAACCCTCCAAGCGGTCGCTCAACTGGCTGAAACTGAAGAAAGATTATATGGAAAA TATAGGGGATTCACTAGATTTGGTGCCTATTGCTGCTTTCCACGGTCGTGGGAAACGTACAG GAGTCTACGGTGCCTTTCTCCTTGCTTGCTATGACAATGATAATGAAGAATTTCAAAGTATTTGTAAGATAG GAACTGGATTCTCTGAAGAAGTGCTTGAAGAACGTTCTACTAGCCTTCGCTCTAAAGTGATTCCCAAACCAAAG TCATATTATCAATATGGAGAAGCAATCAAACCGGATGTTTGGTTTGATGCCAGCGag GTGTGGGAGGTGAAAGCTGCAGACCTGACCATTAGCCCTGTTTACCGAGCTGCAGTTGGCACAGTACATTCCGATAAG GGCATATCTCTTCGATTTCCGCGTCTAGTACGAGTTCGGCCTGACAAAGCTCCTGAACAGGCCTCATCGTCTGAGCAG GTTGCTGAAATGTATAAAGCTCAaaaacataatcataatcaCAACGGCAACATGGATGACAATGAAGATGATTGA